One region of Streptomyces subrutilus genomic DNA includes:
- a CDS encoding alpha/beta hydrolase: protein MLAPSATAASAGRDNGAAEAVGVRIAAARAARTGIDWKDCPADWGFEKPIQCGWVKVPLDYTKPFGKTIDIAVDRIGNTGTKEERQGALIYNPGGPGGSGMRFPRRVTTKSPLWVNASKAYDFVGFDPRGVGHSAPISCIDPQEFVKAPKADPVPSNEADKLAQRALAAAYADGCKERSGEMLPHMTTPNTARDLDVIRAALGEQKLNFLGVSYGTYIGGVYATLFPTHVRRMIVDSVVNPDPDNIWYEANLGQDVAFQTRWNDWQDWVAKNDAVFHLGDTRAKVEAKYQELRAEAKANPLGGVVGPAELIGFFQGAPYYDSSWVPVAQTFAAWAAGDEQALVDAIAPDMSDTRGNAASENGNAVYTAVECADAKWPTSWARWDRDNTRLHQKYPFLTWSNAWMNLPCATWRSKQSTPIEVGAKRGLAPVLIVQSERDAATPYAGAVELHRRLAGSRLITEQNAGSHGVTSLVNPCVNTRVDAYLLTGEVDAKDVKCAPHAAPVAPAPVAALSLDHGPGAAWPAREELPAVR from the coding sequence ATGCTCGCGCCGTCGGCCACGGCCGCCTCGGCCGGCCGCGACAACGGGGCCGCGGAAGCGGTGGGCGTCCGGATCGCCGCCGCCCGCGCCGCCCGCACCGGGATCGACTGGAAGGACTGCCCCGCCGACTGGGGCTTCGAGAAGCCCATCCAGTGCGGCTGGGTGAAGGTCCCGCTCGACTACACCAAGCCGTTCGGAAAGACCATCGACATCGCCGTCGACCGGATCGGCAACACGGGCACCAAGGAGGAGCGCCAGGGCGCGCTCATCTACAACCCGGGCGGCCCCGGCGGCTCCGGCATGCGCTTCCCGCGCCGGGTCACCACCAAGAGCCCGCTGTGGGTCAACGCCTCCAAGGCCTACGACTTCGTGGGCTTCGACCCCCGCGGCGTCGGCCACTCCGCGCCCATCTCCTGCATCGACCCGCAGGAGTTCGTCAAGGCGCCCAAGGCCGACCCGGTCCCGTCCAACGAGGCGGACAAGCTCGCCCAGCGGGCGCTCGCCGCCGCGTACGCGGACGGCTGCAAGGAGCGCAGCGGCGAGATGCTGCCGCACATGACCACGCCGAACACCGCGCGCGACCTCGACGTGATCCGCGCCGCCCTCGGCGAGCAGAAGCTGAACTTCCTCGGCGTCTCCTACGGCACCTACATCGGCGGGGTCTACGCGACCCTCTTCCCGACCCACGTGCGCCGCATGATCGTCGACAGCGTGGTCAACCCGGACCCGGACAACATCTGGTACGAGGCCAACCTCGGCCAGGACGTGGCCTTCCAGACGCGCTGGAACGACTGGCAGGACTGGGTCGCCAAGAACGACGCGGTCTTCCACCTCGGCGACACCCGCGCCAAGGTCGAGGCGAAGTACCAGGAGCTGCGCGCCGAGGCCAAGGCCAATCCGCTCGGCGGGGTCGTCGGCCCGGCCGAGCTCATCGGCTTCTTCCAGGGCGCTCCGTACTACGACTCCTCGTGGGTGCCCGTCGCCCAGACCTTCGCCGCCTGGGCCGCCGGTGACGAGCAGGCGCTGGTCGACGCCATCGCCCCGGACATGTCGGACACCCGGGGCAACGCGGCGTCCGAGAACGGCAACGCCGTCTACACCGCGGTCGAGTGCGCCGACGCCAAGTGGCCCACCAGCTGGGCCAGGTGGGACCGGGACAACACGAGGCTGCACCAGAAGTACCCGTTCCTGACCTGGTCGAACGCCTGGATGAACCTGCCCTGCGCGACCTGGAGGTCCAAGCAGAGCACCCCGATCGAGGTCGGTGCCAAGCGCGGTCTGGCGCCGGTGCTGATCGTCCAGTCCGAGCGGGACGCGGCCACGCCGTACGCGGGCGCGGTCGAGCTGCACCGCCGCCTCGCCGGCTCCCGTCTGATCACCGAGCAGAACGCCGGCTCGCACGGGGTCACCAGCCTGGTGAACCCCTGCGTCAACACCCGGGTCGACGCGTACCTGCTGACCGGCGAGGTCGACGCCAAGGACGTGAAGTGCGCTCCGCACGCCGCTCCGGTCGCCCCGGCCCCGGTCGCCGCGCTGTCGCTCGACCACGGCCCGGGCGCCGCGTGGCCGGCGCGCGAGGAACTCCCGGCCGTCCGCTAG
- a CDS encoding urease accessory protein UreD, translating to MTSATPLTPAGVRASARVHAVADGRGGTALPLLAGEGPLALRRTRGTAAEAGVMLVGAMSAPLGGDHLTVEATAGPGARLALASAAATLALPGRGGEPARYDVLLTLEDGAAVRWLPEPLVSVRGSDLRVRTRVHLAPTARLLLREEQVLGRCGEAPGLLRSRLTATRGGRPLLDQELTCGPGAPGGWDGPAGLAGHRALGQLLVVDPAFAQAPPSAGVLGEFAAVTPLAGPAVLVTALAPDALRLRELLDEAARTYVPSARA from the coding sequence GTGACCAGCGCGACCCCCCTCACCCCCGCGGGCGTACGCGCCAGCGCCCGCGTCCACGCCGTCGCCGACGGCCGGGGCGGCACCGCCCTGCCGCTGCTGGCCGGGGAAGGACCGCTCGCGCTGCGCCGCACCCGGGGAACCGCCGCCGAGGCCGGGGTGATGCTGGTCGGCGCCATGAGCGCCCCGCTCGGCGGCGACCACCTCACCGTGGAGGCCACCGCCGGCCCCGGGGCGCGGCTCGCCCTCGCCTCGGCGGCGGCCACCCTGGCCCTGCCCGGCCGGGGCGGCGAGCCCGCCCGGTACGACGTGCTGCTGACCCTGGAGGACGGCGCGGCGGTGCGCTGGCTGCCCGAGCCGCTGGTCTCCGTACGCGGCAGCGACCTGCGGGTGCGCACCCGGGTGCACCTCGCCCCCACGGCCCGGCTGCTGCTGCGCGAGGAGCAGGTGCTGGGCCGCTGCGGCGAGGCCCCGGGCCTGCTGCGCAGCCGGCTCACCGCCACCCGCGGGGGCCGCCCGCTGCTGGACCAGGAACTGACCTGCGGGCCCGGAGCGCCCGGCGGCTGGGACGGCCCCGCAGGCCTGGCGGGCCACCGGGCGCTCGGCCAACTCCTCGTCGTGGACCCGGCCTTCGCCCAGGCGCCGCCCTCGGCGGGGGTGCTGGGCGAGTTCGCCGCGGTCACTCCGCTGGCCGGGCCGGCCGTCCTCGTGACAGCCCTGGCCCCGGACGCCCTGCGGCTGCGCGAACTGCTCGACGAGGCCGCCCGGACTTACGTCCCGTCGGCCCGGGCCTAG
- the ureG gene encoding urease accessory protein UreG, whose amino-acid sequence MHLDHAVTYPPRHTHSAAPLRADGTRRALRIGLGGPVGSGKTATVAALCRALRAELSMAVVTNDIYTREDAEFLLREAVLPPERITAVETGACPHTAIRDDISANLEAVEELEEAFRDSGRLDLILVESGGDNLTATFSRGLVDAQIFVIDVAGGDDIPRKGGPGVTTADLLVVNKTDLAPYVGSDLGRMARDAAEQRGGLPVAFQSLRGPEGVAPVAAWVRERIAAWAVR is encoded by the coding sequence ATGCACCTCGACCACGCGGTGACCTACCCCCCTCGCCACACGCACAGCGCCGCGCCGCTCCGCGCCGACGGCACCCGGCGCGCCCTGCGCATCGGACTCGGCGGACCCGTCGGCTCCGGCAAGACCGCCACCGTCGCCGCGCTGTGCCGCGCCCTGCGCGCCGAACTGTCCATGGCCGTCGTCACGAACGACATCTACACGCGCGAGGACGCCGAGTTCCTGCTCCGCGAGGCCGTCCTGCCGCCCGAGCGGATCACCGCGGTGGAGACCGGGGCCTGCCCGCACACCGCCATCCGCGACGACATCTCCGCCAACCTGGAGGCCGTCGAGGAGCTCGAGGAGGCCTTCCGGGACTCCGGCCGGCTCGACCTGATCCTCGTCGAGTCCGGCGGGGACAACCTCACCGCCACCTTCTCGCGCGGGCTCGTCGACGCGCAGATCTTCGTCATCGACGTGGCCGGCGGGGACGACATACCGCGCAAGGGCGGCCCCGGCGTCACCACCGCCGACCTCCTCGTCGTCAACAAGACCGACCTCGCCCCGTACGTCGGCTCCGACCTCGGACGGATGGCCCGCGACGCGGCCGAACAGCGCGGTGGACTGCCCGTCGCCTTCCAGTCGCTGCGCGGCCCGGAGGGCGTGGCTCCGGTGGCCGCCTGGGTGCGCGAGCGGATCGCCGCCTGGGCCGTACGGTGA
- a CDS encoding urease accessory protein UreF — MSLAALLVLADGRFPAGGHAHSGGAEAACKAGRIHDAATLEDFCRGRLHTAGLTAAALAAAAALGLDPAELDAAADARTPSPALRTAARRLGRQLLRAARATWPAAELDALAAAFPHGAHQPVVLGVTARAAGLGPLDAAHVAAYESVGGPATATVRLLGLDPFEASGVLARLAPALDAVAARAAEAAYRARAEGADALPAASSPLLEIAAEVHADWPVRLFAS; from the coding sequence CGCCGACGGCCGCTTCCCCGCCGGCGGGCACGCCCACTCCGGCGGGGCCGAGGCCGCCTGCAAGGCGGGTCGGATCCACGACGCCGCCACCCTGGAGGACTTCTGCCGGGGGCGGCTGCACACCGCCGGGCTCACCGCCGCCGCCCTCGCTGCGGCGGCCGCACTCGGCCTCGACCCGGCGGAGCTCGACGCAGCCGCTGACGCCCGCACGCCCTCGCCCGCGCTGCGCACCGCCGCCCGGCGCCTGGGCCGCCAGCTCCTGCGGGCCGCCCGGGCCACCTGGCCCGCCGCCGAACTGGACGCGCTGGCCGCCGCGTTCCCGCACGGAGCCCACCAGCCCGTCGTGCTGGGCGTCACCGCCCGGGCGGCGGGGCTCGGGCCGCTCGATGCCGCGCACGTGGCCGCGTACGAGAGCGTCGGCGGGCCCGCGACCGCGACCGTGCGGCTGCTGGGCCTGGACCCCTTCGAGGCGAGCGGGGTCCTGGCCCGCCTGGCCCCCGCCCTCGACGCCGTCGCGGCCCGGGCGGCCGAGGCCGCGTACCGGGCCCGCGCGGAGGGCGCCGACGCCCTGCCCGCGGCCTCCTCGCCCTTGCTGGAGATCGCGGCGGAGGTCCATGCCGACTGGCCGGTCCGGCTCTTCGCTTCCTGA